One Rhododendron vialii isolate Sample 1 chromosome 2a, ASM3025357v1 genomic region harbors:
- the LOC131317765 gene encoding probable receptor-like protein kinase At1g80640 isoform X1, which produces MKPLLVLLILLCGPIWIFHLPEVDARKKFPLSPAPVPSLEAPPSFPVLSSMAAFSPGSPAGEHNKMDTNKILIIVVIAASIVVGAITFSVLYFWIWHRKTSPKSHQKEDFTSVGNYNYKKMSFKKGGACLMDYKLLETATKNFQESNILGQGGFGCIYKARLDDNFHVAVKRVSDGSQDAITEFETEVDLLSQMQHPNIISLLGYSIHGETRLLVYELMDNGSLETQLYGPSRGSALNWHRRMKIALDMARGLEYLHEHCNPLVIHRDLKSSNILLDSNFNAKLSDFGLAITDGSQNKKNIKLSGTLGYVAPEYLLDGKLTDKSDVYAFGVVLLELILGRKPVEKVSEAQCQSIVTWAMPKLTDRTKLPKIVDPAIRNTMELKHLCQVAAVAVLCVQPEPSYRPFITDVLHSLIPLVPIELGGTLRSALQTPTETPSRHR; this is translated from the exons ATGAAGCCGCTTCTTGTGCTTTTGATTCTTCTATGTGGAcccatttggatttttcactTACCCGAGGTTGATGCCCGGAAAaagtttcctctctctcctgcaCCTGTTCCTTCACTGGAAGCCCCACCTTCTTTTCCAGTGTTATCATCAATGGCGGCCTTCTCTCCAG GGTCTCCGGCTGGAGAACACAACAAGATGGATACAAACAAGATACTGATCATAGTGGTCATAGCGGCCTCGATTGTAGTGGGTGCAATCACATTCTCTGTATTATACTTTTGGATTTGGCACAGAAAGACCTCACCCAAATCCCATCAGAAAGAAGATTTTACCTCAG TGGGTAATTACAATTACAAGAAGATGAGTTTTAAGAAAGGAGGTGCGTGCTTGATGGATTACAAGTTGCTAGAAACGGCAACGAAAAATTTCCAGGAGAGCAATATCTTGGGGCAGGGTGGTTTCGGTTGCATTTACAAGGCCCGGTTGGACGACAATTTCCATGTCGCGGTGAAGAGAGTGAGTGATGGAAGTCAGGATGCCATTACAGAATTTGAG ACTGAAGTGGATTTGCTGAGCCAAATGCAACATCCAAACATAATTTCTCTCTTAGGTTACAGCATTCATGGGGAAACAAGGCTTCTTGTTTATGAGCTGATGGACAATGGATCTCTGGAAACTCAACTATATG GACCTTCTCGTGGTTCGGCTTTGAATTGGCACCGGCGGATGAAAATCGCACTTGACATGGCGAG GGGATTAGAATATCTACATGAGCACTGCAACCCCCTAGTGATCCATCGAGATCTGAAATCATCTAATATTCTTCTGGATTCCAACTTCAACGCAAAG cTGTCTGATTTTGGTCTTGCAATAACTGACGGGAgccaaaacaagaagaacaTCAAACTTTCGGGCACCCTTGGATACGTAGCTCCCGAGTATCTTTTAGACG GAAAATTGACGGATAAGAGTGATGTTTATGCTTTTGGAGTAGTCCTCTTGGAGCTTATACTGGGAAGAAAGCCTGTAGAAAAAGTATCAGAAGCTCAATGCCAGTCTATTGTCACATGG GCCATGCCAAAGCTCACTGACAGAACAAAACTTCCCAAGATTGTGGATCCAGCGATCCGGAATACAATGGAACTGAAGCATCTTTGCCAA GTTGCTGCTGTAGCTGTGCTATGTGTACAACCGGAGCCGAGTTACCGTCCATTCATAACCGATGTTTTGCACTCTCTCATCCCTCTCGTTCCCATCGAGCTTGGAGGGACCCTCCGATCTGCACTACAGACGCCTACGGAAACGCCTTCCCGTCACCGATGA
- the LOC131317765 gene encoding probable receptor-like protein kinase At1g80640 isoform X2, translated as MLVSTLQLKGFHQFSIPTSHYFQTSLLALLLGFLPFSTFDDSGSPAGEHNKMDTNKILIIVVIAASIVVGAITFSVLYFWIWHRKTSPKSHQKEDFTSVGNYNYKKMSFKKGGACLMDYKLLETATKNFQESNILGQGGFGCIYKARLDDNFHVAVKRVSDGSQDAITEFETEVDLLSQMQHPNIISLLGYSIHGETRLLVYELMDNGSLETQLYGPSRGSALNWHRRMKIALDMARGLEYLHEHCNPLVIHRDLKSSNILLDSNFNAKLSDFGLAITDGSQNKKNIKLSGTLGYVAPEYLLDGKLTDKSDVYAFGVVLLELILGRKPVEKVSEAQCQSIVTWAMPKLTDRTKLPKIVDPAIRNTMELKHLCQVAAVAVLCVQPEPSYRPFITDVLHSLIPLVPIELGGTLRSALQTPTETPSRHR; from the exons ATGTTAGTGTCCACACTTCAATTGAAGGGTTTTCATCAGTTTTCCATTCCCACATCACACTACTTTCAAACATCTCTTCTGGCTTTATTGTTAGGTTTCTTGCCATTTTCTACTTTTGACGACTCAG GGTCTCCGGCTGGAGAACACAACAAGATGGATACAAACAAGATACTGATCATAGTGGTCATAGCGGCCTCGATTGTAGTGGGTGCAATCACATTCTCTGTATTATACTTTTGGATTTGGCACAGAAAGACCTCACCCAAATCCCATCAGAAAGAAGATTTTACCTCAG TGGGTAATTACAATTACAAGAAGATGAGTTTTAAGAAAGGAGGTGCGTGCTTGATGGATTACAAGTTGCTAGAAACGGCAACGAAAAATTTCCAGGAGAGCAATATCTTGGGGCAGGGTGGTTTCGGTTGCATTTACAAGGCCCGGTTGGACGACAATTTCCATGTCGCGGTGAAGAGAGTGAGTGATGGAAGTCAGGATGCCATTACAGAATTTGAG ACTGAAGTGGATTTGCTGAGCCAAATGCAACATCCAAACATAATTTCTCTCTTAGGTTACAGCATTCATGGGGAAACAAGGCTTCTTGTTTATGAGCTGATGGACAATGGATCTCTGGAAACTCAACTATATG GACCTTCTCGTGGTTCGGCTTTGAATTGGCACCGGCGGATGAAAATCGCACTTGACATGGCGAG GGGATTAGAATATCTACATGAGCACTGCAACCCCCTAGTGATCCATCGAGATCTGAAATCATCTAATATTCTTCTGGATTCCAACTTCAACGCAAAG cTGTCTGATTTTGGTCTTGCAATAACTGACGGGAgccaaaacaagaagaacaTCAAACTTTCGGGCACCCTTGGATACGTAGCTCCCGAGTATCTTTTAGACG GAAAATTGACGGATAAGAGTGATGTTTATGCTTTTGGAGTAGTCCTCTTGGAGCTTATACTGGGAAGAAAGCCTGTAGAAAAAGTATCAGAAGCTCAATGCCAGTCTATTGTCACATGG GCCATGCCAAAGCTCACTGACAGAACAAAACTTCCCAAGATTGTGGATCCAGCGATCCGGAATACAATGGAACTGAAGCATCTTTGCCAA GTTGCTGCTGTAGCTGTGCTATGTGTACAACCGGAGCCGAGTTACCGTCCATTCATAACCGATGTTTTGCACTCTCTCATCCCTCTCGTTCCCATCGAGCTTGGAGGGACCCTCCGATCTGCACTACAGACGCCTACGGAAACGCCTTCCCGTCACCGATGA
- the LOC131317766 gene encoding large ribosomal subunit protein eL39x: MPSHKTFMIKKKLAKKMRQNRPIPHWIRMRTDNTIRYNAKRRHWRRTKLGF, encoded by the exons ATg CCGTCGCACAAGACGTTCATGATAAAGAAGAAGCTGGCGAAGAAGATGAGGCAGAACAGGCCCATCCCTCACTGGATCCGCATGAGGACTGACAACACCATCAG GTACAATGCGAAGCGCAGGCACTGGCGCCGCACGAAGCTAGGGTTCTAA
- the LOC131317768 gene encoding homogentisate geranylgeranyltransferase-like isoform X1 produces the protein MLQSYTCSFVPHVKSSLQNQGSVTQIQLPVRQIQNITYSHSLKKRFRCRCFRFLTHLHVNVTSSEIKASRKSLESFISGDEYPSTTPKDDHPGSNQSDICKNLNAFYQFSRPHTVIGTLIGITSVSLLPLESTADISVQFFVGLLKALVPSVLMNIYVVGLNQLFDVDIDKVNKPHLPLASGEFSMELGWAIVSTFLLMSFTLGIMFQSPPLLCALIVSFLLGSAYSIELPFLRWKRNAFLAATCILIVRAVVVQLAFFIHIQKYVLGRPIMLTKSFAFAVAFMCLFSTIIALFKDIPDVDGDRDYGIQSFSVRLGQEKVFWLCISLLLIGYGSAMAIGASSSFLATKLITVLGHCALASSLWLRARSVDLDSKESITSLYMFIWKLFYAEYLLIPFIR, from the exons atgCTTCAGTCATATACATGTTCATTCGTCCCCCACGTGAAATCCTCTCTCCAAAATCAAG GTTCTGTTACACAAATTCAACTCCCAGTGAGGCAGATACAAAACATTACATATAGCCACAGCTTGAAGAAGCGTTTCAGATGCCGTTGCTTCAGATTTTTAACTCATTTACATGTAAATGTCACGAGTAGTGAGATTAAAGCAAGCAGAAAGTCGTTGGAAAGCTTCATCTCAGGAGATGAGTATCCATCAACAACACCGAAGGACGATCATCCGGGATCAAATCAAAGTGATATATGCAAGAACTTGAACGCCTTCTACCAATTTTCTCGTCCACACACTGTTATTGGCACT CTTATAGGAATAACATCTGTCTCTCTTCTACCTTTGGAATCAACTGCTGATATTTCCGTCCAATTTTTTGTGGGACTACTGAAG GCATTAGTGCCGTCAGTCCTAATGAACATCTATGTGGTCGGACTTAATCAGCTGTTTGATGTTGATATAGACAAG GTGAATAAACCTCATCTTCCACTAGCTTCTGGAGAATTTTCAATGGAGTTAGGATGGGCAATTGTGTCCACATTTCTTCTAATG AGTTTCACTTTGGGAATCATGTTTCAGTCGCCGCCATTACTCTGTGCCCTTATTGTAAGTTTTCTACTGGGAAGTGCATATTCTATTGAG CTCCCCTTTCTCAGATGGAAAAGAAACGCATTTCTCGCTGCAACATGCATCTTGATTGTGAGGGCAGTCGTCGTTCAACTGGCCTTTTTCATTCACATCCAG AAATATGTGCTCGGTAGACCGATAATGCTTACAAAATCATTCGCGTTTGCAGTTGCTTTCATGTGCTTGTTCTCGACTATTATTGCACTATTCAAG GACATACCAGACGTGGATGGCGATAGAGACTATGGAATTCAATCATTCAGTGTCAGACTAGGGCAAGAAAAA GTATTTTGGCTTTGCATTAGCTTGCTATTGATAGGATATGGATCTGCAATGGCGATTGGagcttcttcttccttcttagCCACCAAGCTTATCACT GTACTAGGCCACTGTGCACTAGCTTCATCTCTTTGGCTCCGAGCTCGATCTGTTGATCTTGACAGCAAAGAATCGATAACTTCACTTTACATGTTCATATGGAAG CTATTCTACGCCGAATACCTTCTTATTCCTTTCATCCGTTGA
- the LOC131317768 gene encoding homogentisate geranylgeranyltransferase-like isoform X3 translates to MLQPCSFVLPLKSCVQDKAGSVTQIQLPVRQIQNITYSHSLKKRFRCRCFRFLTHLHVNVTSSEIKASRKSLESFISGDEYPSTTPKDDHPGSNQSDICKNLNAFYQFSRPHTVIGTLIGITSVSLLPLESTADISVQFFVGLLKALVPSVLMNIYVVGLNQLFDVDIDKVNKPHLPLASGEFSMELGWAIVSTFLLMSFTLGIMFQSPPLLCALIVSFLLGSAYSIELPFLRWKRNAFLAATCILIVRAVVVQLAFFIHIQKYVLGRPIMLTKSFAFAVAFMCLFSTIIALFKDIPDVDGDRDYGIQSFSVRLGQEKVFWLCISLLLIGYGSAMAIGASSSFLATKLITVLGHCALASSLWLRARSVDLDSKESITSLYMFIWKLFYAEYLLIPFIR, encoded by the exons atgcttcaACCATGTTCATTCGTCCTCCCTCTGAAATCCTGTGTCCAAGATAAAG CAGGTTCTGTTACACAAATTCAACTCCCAGTGAGGCAGATACAAAACATTACATATAGCCACAGCTTGAAGAAGCGTTTCAGATGCCGTTGCTTCAGATTTTTAACTCATTTACATGTAAATGTCACGAGTAGTGAGATTAAAGCAAGCAGAAAGTCGTTGGAAAGCTTCATCTCAGGAGATGAGTATCCATCAACAACACCGAAGGACGATCATCCGGGATCAAATCAAAGTGATATATGCAAGAACTTGAACGCCTTCTACCAATTTTCTCGTCCACACACTGTTATTGGCACT CTTATAGGAATAACATCTGTCTCTCTTCTACCTTTGGAATCAACTGCTGATATTTCCGTCCAATTTTTTGTGGGACTACTGAAG GCATTAGTGCCGTCAGTCCTAATGAACATCTATGTGGTCGGACTTAATCAGCTGTTTGATGTTGATATAGACAAG GTGAATAAACCTCATCTTCCACTAGCTTCTGGAGAATTTTCAATGGAGTTAGGATGGGCAATTGTGTCCACATTTCTTCTAATG AGTTTCACTTTGGGAATCATGTTTCAGTCGCCGCCATTACTCTGTGCCCTTATTGTAAGTTTTCTACTGGGAAGTGCATATTCTATTGAG CTCCCCTTTCTCAGATGGAAAAGAAACGCATTTCTCGCTGCAACATGCATCTTGATTGTGAGGGCAGTCGTCGTTCAACTGGCCTTTTTCATTCACATCCAG AAATATGTGCTCGGTAGACCGATAATGCTTACAAAATCATTCGCGTTTGCAGTTGCTTTCATGTGCTTGTTCTCGACTATTATTGCACTATTCAAG GACATACCAGACGTGGATGGCGATAGAGACTATGGAATTCAATCATTCAGTGTCAGACTAGGGCAAGAAAAA GTATTTTGGCTTTGCATTAGCTTGCTATTGATAGGATATGGATCTGCAATGGCGATTGGagcttcttcttccttcttagCCACCAAGCTTATCACT GTACTAGGCCACTGTGCACTAGCTTCATCTCTTTGGCTCCGAGCTCGATCTGTTGATCTTGACAGCAAAGAATCGATAACTTCACTTTACATGTTCATATGGAAG CTATTCTACGCCGAATACCTTCTTATTCCTTTCATCCGTTGA
- the LOC131317768 gene encoding homogentisate geranylgeranyltransferase-like isoform X2, whose amino-acid sequence MLQSYTCSFVPHVKSSLQNQGSVTQIQLPVRQIQNITYSHSLKKRFRCRCFRFLTHLHVNVTSSEIKASRKSLESFISGDEYPSTTPKDDHPGSNQSDICKNLNAFYQFSRPHTVIGTLIGITSVSLLPLESTADISVQFFVGLLKALVPSVLMNIYVVGLNQLFDVDIDKVNKPHLPLASGEFSMELGWAIVSTFLLMSFTLGIMFQSPPLLCALIVSFLLGSAYSIELPFLRWKRNAFLAATCILIVRAVVVQLAFFIHIQKYVLGRPIMLTKSFAFAVAFMCLFSTIIALFKDIPDVDGDRDYGIQSFSVRLGQEKVFWLCISLLLIGYGSAMAIGASSSFLATKLITVLGHCALASSLWLRARSVDLDSKESITSLYMFIWKLFYAEYLLIPFIR is encoded by the exons atgcTTCAGTCATATACATGTTCATTCGTCCCCCATGTGAAATCCTCTCTCCAAAATCAAG GTTCTGTTACACAAATTCAACTCCCAGTGAGGCAGATACAAAACATTACATATAGCCACAGCTTGAAGAAGCGTTTCAGATGCCGTTGCTTCAGATTTTTAACTCATTTACATGTAAATGTCACGAGTAGTGAGATTAAAGCAAGCAGAAAGTCGTTGGAAAGCTTCATCTCAGGAGATGAGTATCCATCAACAACACCGAAGGACGATCATCCGGGATCAAATCAAAGTGATATATGCAAGAACTTGAACGCCTTCTACCAATTTTCTCGTCCACACACTGTTATTGGCACT CTTATAGGAATAACATCTGTCTCTCTTCTACCTTTGGAATCAACTGCTGATATTTCCGTCCAATTTTTTGTGGGACTACTGAAG GCATTAGTGCCGTCAGTCCTAATGAACATCTATGTGGTCGGACTTAATCAGCTGTTTGATGTTGATATAGACAAG GTGAATAAACCTCATCTTCCACTAGCTTCTGGAGAATTTTCAATGGAGTTAGGATGGGCAATTGTGTCCACATTTCTTCTAATG AGTTTCACTTTGGGAATCATGTTTCAGTCGCCGCCATTACTCTGTGCCCTTATTGTAAGTTTTCTACTGGGAAGTGCATATTCTATTGAG CTCCCCTTTCTCAGATGGAAAAGAAACGCATTTCTCGCTGCAACATGCATCTTGATTGTGAGGGCAGTCGTCGTTCAACTGGCCTTTTTCATTCACATCCAG AAATATGTGCTCGGTAGACCGATAATGCTTACAAAATCATTCGCGTTTGCAGTTGCTTTCATGTGCTTGTTCTCGACTATTATTGCACTATTCAAG GACATACCAGACGTGGATGGCGATAGAGACTATGGAATTCAATCATTCAGTGTCAGACTAGGGCAAGAAAAA GTATTTTGGCTTTGCATTAGCTTGCTATTGATAGGATATGGATCTGCAATGGCGATTGGagcttcttcttccttcttagCCACCAAGCTTATCACT GTACTAGGCCACTGTGCACTAGCTTCATCTCTTTGGCTCCGAGCTCGATCTGTTGATCTTGACAGCAAAGAATCGATAACTTCACTTTACATGTTCATATGGAAG CTATTCTACGCCGAATACCTTCTTATTCCTTTCATCCGTTGA
- the LOC131317768 gene encoding homogentisate geranylgeranyltransferase-like isoform X4, with the protein MLQPCSFVLPLKSCVQDKGSVTQIQLPVRQIQNITYSHSLKKRFRCRCFRFLTHLHVNVTSSEIKASRKSLESFISGDEYPSTTPKDDHPGSNQSDICKNLNAFYQFSRPHTVIGTLIGITSVSLLPLESTADISVQFFVGLLKALVPSVLMNIYVVGLNQLFDVDIDKVNKPHLPLASGEFSMELGWAIVSTFLLMSFTLGIMFQSPPLLCALIVSFLLGSAYSIELPFLRWKRNAFLAATCILIVRAVVVQLAFFIHIQKYVLGRPIMLTKSFAFAVAFMCLFSTIIALFKDIPDVDGDRDYGIQSFSVRLGQEKVFWLCISLLLIGYGSAMAIGASSSFLATKLITVLGHCALASSLWLRARSVDLDSKESITSLYMFIWKLFYAEYLLIPFIR; encoded by the exons atgcttcaACCATGTTCATTCGTCCTCCCTCTGAAATCCTGTGTCCAAGATAAAG GTTCTGTTACACAAATTCAACTCCCAGTGAGGCAGATACAAAACATTACATATAGCCACAGCTTGAAGAAGCGTTTCAGATGCCGTTGCTTCAGATTTTTAACTCATTTACATGTAAATGTCACGAGTAGTGAGATTAAAGCAAGCAGAAAGTCGTTGGAAAGCTTCATCTCAGGAGATGAGTATCCATCAACAACACCGAAGGACGATCATCCGGGATCAAATCAAAGTGATATATGCAAGAACTTGAACGCCTTCTACCAATTTTCTCGTCCACACACTGTTATTGGCACT CTTATAGGAATAACATCTGTCTCTCTTCTACCTTTGGAATCAACTGCTGATATTTCCGTCCAATTTTTTGTGGGACTACTGAAG GCATTAGTGCCGTCAGTCCTAATGAACATCTATGTGGTCGGACTTAATCAGCTGTTTGATGTTGATATAGACAAG GTGAATAAACCTCATCTTCCACTAGCTTCTGGAGAATTTTCAATGGAGTTAGGATGGGCAATTGTGTCCACATTTCTTCTAATG AGTTTCACTTTGGGAATCATGTTTCAGTCGCCGCCATTACTCTGTGCCCTTATTGTAAGTTTTCTACTGGGAAGTGCATATTCTATTGAG CTCCCCTTTCTCAGATGGAAAAGAAACGCATTTCTCGCTGCAACATGCATCTTGATTGTGAGGGCAGTCGTCGTTCAACTGGCCTTTTTCATTCACATCCAG AAATATGTGCTCGGTAGACCGATAATGCTTACAAAATCATTCGCGTTTGCAGTTGCTTTCATGTGCTTGTTCTCGACTATTATTGCACTATTCAAG GACATACCAGACGTGGATGGCGATAGAGACTATGGAATTCAATCATTCAGTGTCAGACTAGGGCAAGAAAAA GTATTTTGGCTTTGCATTAGCTTGCTATTGATAGGATATGGATCTGCAATGGCGATTGGagcttcttcttccttcttagCCACCAAGCTTATCACT GTACTAGGCCACTGTGCACTAGCTTCATCTCTTTGGCTCCGAGCTCGATCTGTTGATCTTGACAGCAAAGAATCGATAACTTCACTTTACATGTTCATATGGAAG CTATTCTACGCCGAATACCTTCTTATTCCTTTCATCCGTTGA